A genomic window from Pelagicoccus albus includes:
- a CDS encoding flavin reductase family protein gives MEIDLPKLLPQERYKFLTSVIVPRPIAWVTTLSESGVVNAAPFSFFNVFGSKPPLVILGIGNRPDTGEPKDTVLNIRSSGQFVINMVTKGQAEVMVQTASSLIHSESEIETFGLQTSPSHSVSPPRIVGAPVAMECQLHSLQEIGKNRLIIAEVVHAWVADEFCDDESGYLKVKDMHLVGRMNGPSGYCETDSIFHLERPD, from the coding sequence ATGGAAATCGATCTGCCAAAGCTCTTGCCTCAGGAACGCTACAAGTTTCTTACCTCCGTCATCGTTCCTCGACCCATAGCATGGGTTACCACCCTCTCCGAATCAGGCGTCGTAAACGCGGCTCCGTTTAGCTTTTTCAACGTATTCGGCTCAAAACCACCATTGGTAATCTTGGGCATCGGCAATCGGCCTGACACCGGAGAACCGAAGGATACGGTCCTCAATATCAGAAGCTCCGGTCAATTCGTCATCAACATGGTGACCAAAGGACAAGCGGAGGTCATGGTTCAAACAGCCTCCTCTTTGATCCACTCGGAAAGCGAAATCGAAACCTTCGGTCTCCAAACATCGCCTTCCCACTCCGTCTCGCCTCCTCGCATAGTAGGCGCTCCGGTCGCAATGGAATGCCAACTACACTCCCTCCAGGAGATCGGTAAAAATCGGCTTATCATCGCAGAAGTCGTGCATGCTTGGGTTGCCGACGAGTTTTGCGACGACGAGAGCGGCTACTTAAAGGTCAAGGACATGCACTTGGTCGGGCGAATGAATGGTCCTAGCGGGTACTGCGAAACCGACAGCATCTTCCACTTGGAGCGACCCGATTAA
- the gmd gene encoding GDP-mannose 4,6-dehydratase, with protein MKRALITGITGQDGSYLAELLLSKGYEVHGVIRRASTFNTARIDHLYQDPHVNGVKLFLHYGDLADSVQMVKLLYDLQPDEIYNLGAQSHVRVSFEIPEYTGDIVGTGAVRILEAIREANLVTKTRYYQASSSEMYGKAQEVPQTEKTPFWPRSPYGCAKMYAHWLTVNYRESYDLFACSGILFNHESPRRGETFVTRKITRAATRIKLGLQDKLYLGNLDAKRDWGYAKEYVEMMWLMLQQDQPDDYVIATNETHTVKEFVQETFALLDLDWEKYVDYDDRYERPAEVDLLIGDPAKAKKQLGWEPKVKFKELVKIMTEADLELAEREAKIKVALA; from the coding sequence ATGAAACGCGCTCTCATAACAGGGATTACTGGACAAGACGGATCCTACCTAGCTGAACTCCTCCTATCCAAAGGATACGAAGTACACGGAGTCATACGCCGAGCCTCAACCTTTAATACTGCTCGCATCGACCACCTCTACCAAGATCCGCACGTCAATGGCGTAAAGCTCTTCCTTCACTACGGCGACCTCGCCGATTCGGTTCAGATGGTCAAACTGCTCTACGATCTACAACCAGATGAAATCTACAATCTGGGAGCCCAGTCCCATGTTCGCGTTTCTTTCGAAATCCCAGAGTACACCGGCGACATAGTCGGCACAGGGGCAGTTCGCATCCTCGAGGCGATTCGCGAGGCCAATCTAGTCACCAAGACTCGCTACTATCAGGCCTCCTCTTCTGAGATGTACGGCAAGGCCCAGGAGGTCCCCCAGACTGAAAAAACACCTTTCTGGCCCCGCTCGCCCTATGGCTGCGCCAAGATGTATGCCCACTGGCTCACCGTGAACTACCGCGAATCCTACGACCTGTTCGCCTGCTCCGGCATACTCTTCAACCACGAATCCCCGCGCCGCGGAGAAACCTTCGTGACCCGCAAGATCACCCGAGCCGCCACCCGCATCAAGTTGGGCCTGCAGGATAAGCTCTACCTCGGAAACCTGGACGCCAAGCGCGACTGGGGCTACGCCAAGGAATACGTGGAAATGATGTGGCTGATGCTTCAGCAGGACCAGCCAGACGACTATGTGATCGCCACCAACGAAACCCACACCGTTAAGGAATTCGTGCAGGAAACCTTTGCCCTGCTGGATCTGGATTGGGAAAAATACGTCGACTATGACGACCGCTACGAGCGCCCGGCGGAGGTCGATCTCCTCATCGGAGACCCAGCCAAGGCGAAAAAACAGCTGGGCTGGGAGCCGAAGGTCAAGTTCAAGGAGTTGGTCAAGATCATGACTGAGGCCGACCTCGAGCTTGCCGAAAGGGAAGCTAAGATCAAAGTCGCTCTGGCGTAG
- a CDS encoding DUF4399 domain-containing protein has product MILVKRIAFLLLAACGAHLASAQLERQPSPEGAEVYIISPSDGETVSSPVTVLFGLKGMGVAPAGVMKENTGHHHLLIDAKSMPAESTPMPMSDSLKHFGGGQTQATIELEPGEHSLQLVLGDYLHIPHDPVVKSKKITITVE; this is encoded by the coding sequence ATGATCCTAGTTAAACGTATTGCCTTCTTACTCTTAGCCGCCTGTGGGGCACACTTAGCTTCGGCCCAGCTCGAGCGTCAGCCCTCTCCAGAAGGGGCTGAAGTCTATATCATCTCGCCATCGGATGGGGAAACTGTTTCCAGTCCCGTCACGGTTCTTTTTGGTCTCAAGGGTATGGGTGTAGCTCCAGCAGGAGTGATGAAAGAAAATACCGGACACCACCACCTTTTGATCGACGCGAAGTCTATGCCTGCCGAATCGACGCCTATGCCGATGAGTGACAGCCTTAAGCACTTCGGAGGAGGACAAACGCAAGCAACGATCGAACTTGAGCCTGGTGAGCACAGTTTGCAGCTCGTCTTAGGCGACTATCTGCACATCCCGCATGATCCGGTCGTGAAGTCCAAGAAGATCACAATTACGGTCGAGTAG
- a CDS encoding Tex family protein, with protein sequence MHENFLPKIAEELSIPESHVAATAKLLVEGGTVPFIARYRKEATGGLDEVQIANIRDRLDQLKALEDRRAAILKSLEEQKVLTDELKAKVNAAETLARLEDVYLPYKPKRRTKATIAREKGLEPLALKLFENQEDAGIDPASEATAFVDPEKEVADSDAALAGARDIIAEWINDDADARAELRELYTKHSTLTSKVMMGKEEEGAKFRDYFDWSEPVADAPSHRILAIRRGEQEMFLSMSVRPDEELAITKLEERFVKGSSPAAQQVRLAVKDAFKRLLSISMETAARLELKKRADAEAINVFTSNIRELLLAPALGERPIIAIDPGFRTGCKTVVLDAQGKLLFDTVIYPSQSQRQIDEAKTIITGLVQRFQSQAIAIGNGTAGRETEQFVRGLGLPKNVAIVMVNESGASIYSASEVAREEFPDKDITVRGAVSIGRRLMDPLAELVKIDPKSIGVGQYQHDVDQRALKASLDDSVLSCVNAVGVEVNTASKQLLSYVSGLNSRLAGAIVAHREANGPFKSRKEITKVAGIGPKAFEQAAGFLRIRGADNPLDTSAVHPERYGLVEQMAFDLNVSLKDLIADSSARNRIDIQKYTTEEVGLPTLQDILQELAKPGRDPRAEFELVQFKDGVNAITDLTEGMKLTGIVTNVTAFGAFIDIGVHQDGLAHISQLSDSFVKDPNEVVKVGQKVSATVTEVDVARKRIGLSLKSVVEIDRRSPAERAADRGNRGPNTSRGNRPRGGGHQGGPRGGNRNSRGNDRGGQSFGALGDAFGKLGL encoded by the coding sequence ATGCACGAAAATTTCCTGCCCAAGATCGCTGAAGAGCTCAGCATCCCCGAGTCCCACGTAGCGGCCACCGCCAAACTCCTAGTGGAAGGCGGCACCGTCCCCTTTATCGCTCGCTATCGCAAAGAAGCTACCGGCGGACTGGACGAAGTGCAGATCGCCAATATTCGCGACCGTCTTGACCAGTTGAAGGCACTCGAAGACCGCAGAGCCGCCATCTTGAAGTCGCTCGAAGAGCAAAAGGTCCTCACCGACGAGCTGAAGGCAAAGGTTAACGCCGCCGAGACACTCGCACGCCTCGAGGACGTCTACCTCCCCTATAAGCCCAAGCGCCGAACCAAAGCGACCATCGCCCGCGAAAAGGGCCTCGAACCGCTTGCCTTGAAGCTATTCGAAAACCAAGAAGACGCCGGGATCGACCCTGCGAGCGAAGCAACAGCCTTCGTCGATCCGGAAAAAGAAGTCGCCGACTCCGATGCCGCCTTGGCAGGGGCTCGCGACATCATAGCGGAGTGGATCAACGACGACGCAGATGCTCGCGCCGAACTCCGCGAACTCTACACAAAACACTCCACCCTCACCTCCAAAGTCATGATGGGCAAGGAGGAGGAAGGAGCGAAGTTCCGTGACTATTTCGACTGGTCCGAGCCCGTCGCAGATGCACCATCCCACCGCATCCTCGCTATCCGACGCGGTGAGCAGGAAATGTTTCTCTCCATGTCCGTGCGCCCAGATGAAGAACTGGCCATCACCAAGCTGGAAGAACGCTTCGTCAAAGGCTCCTCCCCTGCGGCCCAACAAGTCCGTCTGGCGGTGAAGGACGCATTCAAACGCCTCCTCTCCATCTCTATGGAAACCGCCGCTCGACTGGAGCTAAAGAAAAGGGCTGACGCGGAGGCCATCAATGTATTCACTTCCAATATACGCGAACTTCTGCTCGCACCAGCTCTCGGAGAGCGTCCGATCATCGCCATCGACCCTGGATTCCGCACCGGCTGCAAAACCGTCGTTCTAGACGCCCAAGGCAAACTGCTCTTCGACACCGTCATTTACCCGAGCCAATCCCAACGCCAGATCGACGAAGCAAAAACCATCATTACCGGTTTGGTACAGCGTTTCCAATCGCAAGCCATCGCTATCGGAAACGGAACAGCAGGACGCGAAACCGAGCAATTCGTTCGCGGACTGGGATTACCCAAGAATGTGGCCATCGTGATGGTCAACGAATCCGGTGCTTCCATCTACTCCGCTTCCGAAGTGGCTCGCGAGGAATTCCCTGACAAAGACATCACCGTTCGTGGAGCTGTATCCATCGGACGGAGACTGATGGACCCACTAGCGGAACTGGTAAAGATCGACCCGAAGTCAATCGGTGTCGGACAATACCAGCACGACGTCGATCAACGGGCCCTGAAAGCCTCGCTCGACGATTCGGTTCTATCCTGCGTAAACGCGGTCGGAGTGGAAGTGAACACCGCCTCCAAGCAACTCTTGTCTTACGTCTCCGGACTCAATAGCCGCCTTGCTGGAGCTATCGTGGCACACCGCGAAGCGAACGGCCCGTTCAAATCGCGCAAAGAAATCACCAAGGTCGCAGGCATCGGACCAAAGGCCTTCGAACAAGCCGCTGGGTTCTTGCGTATACGCGGAGCAGATAACCCATTGGATACGTCCGCAGTGCACCCCGAACGCTACGGTCTCGTAGAGCAGATGGCTTTCGACCTGAACGTCTCCCTCAAAGACCTGATCGCCGACTCCTCCGCCCGCAACCGTATCGATATCCAGAAATACACTACAGAAGAAGTCGGCTTACCGACCTTGCAGGATATCCTCCAAGAATTGGCAAAGCCAGGCCGTGACCCTCGCGCCGAATTCGAACTCGTCCAATTCAAGGATGGAGTCAACGCAATCACCGACCTGACCGAAGGCATGAAGCTGACAGGCATCGTTACCAACGTGACCGCCTTTGGCGCCTTCATCGACATCGGCGTGCACCAAGACGGATTGGCTCACATCAGCCAGCTTTCAGACAGCTTCGTCAAAGATCCGAATGAAGTGGTCAAGGTCGGCCAAAAAGTTTCCGCCACCGTGACAGAAGTAGACGTGGCGAGAAAACGTATCGGCCTCAGCCTGAAAAGCGTGGTGGAGATCGACCGCCGTTCGCCTGCCGAAAGAGCCGCGGATCGCGGCAACCGGGGTCCGAATACCAGTCGAGGTAATCGCCCTCGCGGTGGCGGCCACCAAGGCGGTCCTAGAGGCGGCAATCGCAATAGTCGCGGGAACGATCGTGGAGGCCAATCCTTCGGGGCTTTGGGCGACGCGTTCGGAAAGTTGGGGCTATAG
- a CDS encoding fibronectin type III domain-containing protein, producing MKLLSCLLVGVLLSGPNLLFAHDAEEHWHPVKYPIELEHAPTPVPDRVVLTWNADPSSTQAVTWRTDTSVQEAVAEIAVANANGRALDPQRVKAETELFKSDINDAHYHSVTFRDLKPDTLYAYRVGDGENWSEFFHFRTASASEAPFTFIYFGDAQNDLKTHWSRVFREAFRDAPRAAFSLHAGDLINEDAWDAEWGEWHGAPAWVNGTIPVVATPGNHEYFWVDQGPANERFWNAKDGAVLKLDVEVDVTKDPEGKELYLVTARSEDGKEAYLEYDEDDEITMVGDGVEALTGYVESDLLGTEVDKAPLRDRLQDRGTPKVSTHWRPQFSFPMQGMPEGLEETCYYIDYQGVRIVSLDSNKKREEQIPWLRAVLEDNPNRWTVLTFHHPIFSPASDRDNKELRELWKPVIDEFKVDLVLNGHDHTYARTGDLGREMGIENVPTGYQQAYDPDIGTVYVVSVSGPKMYPITKNGFAKRVAEDTQLYQVISIDGNTLDYKAFTATGRLYDAFTLEKRTGYPNQLIELLPEENRRR from the coding sequence ATGAAGTTACTAAGTTGTTTATTGGTGGGCGTTTTGTTGTCGGGCCCGAACCTTTTGTTCGCCCATGATGCAGAGGAGCATTGGCACCCAGTCAAGTATCCTATCGAGCTTGAACATGCGCCGACTCCAGTGCCGGATCGCGTGGTTTTGACTTGGAACGCTGACCCGAGCTCGACTCAGGCTGTGACTTGGAGAACCGATACATCGGTGCAAGAGGCTGTAGCTGAGATTGCAGTGGCCAATGCAAATGGCAGAGCTTTAGATCCTCAGCGGGTGAAGGCCGAAACGGAGCTTTTCAAAAGCGACATAAACGACGCTCACTACCACTCGGTCACTTTTCGTGATTTAAAACCGGATACGCTTTATGCTTATCGGGTCGGAGATGGGGAGAATTGGAGCGAGTTCTTCCACTTTCGCACCGCGAGTGCCTCAGAGGCCCCTTTTACCTTCATCTATTTCGGCGATGCTCAAAACGACCTGAAAACGCATTGGTCCCGTGTATTCCGCGAAGCGTTTCGCGATGCTCCTCGAGCCGCTTTCTCGCTTCACGCAGGGGATTTGATCAACGAAGATGCTTGGGATGCCGAATGGGGCGAATGGCATGGCGCTCCCGCCTGGGTAAACGGGACCATTCCCGTGGTGGCGACTCCCGGCAATCACGAGTATTTTTGGGTGGATCAAGGTCCAGCAAACGAGCGTTTTTGGAACGCCAAAGATGGAGCTGTTTTGAAGCTAGACGTTGAAGTAGATGTAACGAAAGACCCCGAGGGGAAAGAGCTTTATTTGGTCACGGCCCGAAGCGAGGATGGAAAAGAGGCGTATCTTGAATACGACGAGGATGACGAGATAACCATGGTCGGGGATGGTGTTGAAGCGCTTACGGGGTATGTGGAATCCGACCTGCTTGGCACGGAAGTGGACAAGGCTCCCTTGCGTGATCGTTTGCAGGATCGTGGCACGCCGAAGGTCAGCACCCATTGGCGTCCGCAGTTTTCCTTTCCGATGCAGGGCATGCCAGAAGGCCTGGAAGAGACATGTTATTACATCGATTATCAAGGTGTCCGCATTGTATCTTTGGATTCAAACAAGAAGCGAGAGGAGCAAATTCCTTGGTTGCGTGCCGTGCTAGAGGATAACCCAAACCGGTGGACGGTGTTGACCTTTCACCATCCGATTTTTTCCCCAGCCAGCGACCGCGACAACAAGGAGTTACGCGAACTTTGGAAGCCGGTTATCGATGAGTTCAAGGTAGACCTAGTTCTAAATGGTCATGACCACACCTATGCGCGTACGGGGGATTTAGGTAGAGAAATGGGTATCGAAAATGTCCCTACTGGATACCAACAAGCTTATGATCCGGATATCGGGACGGTTTATGTCGTGTCAGTCAGTGGGCCAAAAATGTATCCAATAACCAAGAACGGATTCGCCAAGCGTGTTGCCGAAGATACTCAGCTTTATCAGGTGATATCTATCGATGGGAATACATTGGACTACAAAGCGTTTACTGCGACGGGCCGTTTGTACGACGCGTTTACTCTAGAGAAAAGGACAGGGTATCCAAATCAATTGATCGAGCTCTTACCGGAGGAAAACCGACGGCGATAG
- a CDS encoding GNAT family N-acetyltransferase, whose protein sequence is MENILLTRKRPPSIIETENLLLRTPRIEDAIALHDLAAADEAFANATVGQNSSSLETACTAIVRMLEDHRTGTGAWWIVAQKDTGRVIGLTGFNAQHVEHGPMNVLAKDFHKKGLVREVIEGLILCSSPLPYQSTSFHSRSTNDEAETDLTPPTRWYWHNGPSRRCRTGILRCA, encoded by the coding sequence ATGGAAAACATACTGCTAACTCGGAAGCGCCCGCCCTCGATCATCGAGACGGAGAACCTTCTGCTCAGAACGCCACGGATCGAAGACGCAATCGCCTTGCACGATCTCGCGGCCGCTGACGAAGCATTCGCAAACGCCACCGTGGGTCAGAACTCCAGCTCCCTGGAAACCGCCTGCACGGCCATCGTACGGATGCTCGAAGATCACCGGACAGGTACAGGAGCATGGTGGATCGTTGCGCAGAAAGACACCGGCAGAGTGATCGGGCTAACGGGCTTCAACGCTCAACACGTCGAACACGGCCCCATGAATGTGCTCGCCAAGGATTTCCACAAGAAAGGTCTCGTGCGAGAGGTGATCGAAGGTCTGATCCTTTGTAGCTCTCCACTGCCCTACCAGAGCACGTCCTTCCATTCCCGCAGCACCAACGACGAGGCGGAAACCGATCTCACTCCGCCGACCCGCTGGTATTGGCACAACGGACCAAGCCGCCGCTGCCGCACCGGCATCCTGCGCTGCGCTTAA
- a CDS encoding GDP-L-fucose synthase family protein, whose protein sequence is MTPSSKIYVAGSSGMVGSAVIRKLQSLGFNNIVTRSSRELDLTRQAEVEAFFQSERPDVVVMAAAKVGGIHANNTYPADFGYVNLALASNTVHAAYQNSVSRFLYLGSSCIYPKLAPQPLREDCLLTSELEPTNEAYAIAKIAGLKLCEYYRKQYGVLFHSLMPTNLYGPGDNYHPENSHLLPALIRRFHEAKEAGAEEVVMWGTGNPLREMMHADDLADAVVFALQADNPPSILNAGTGREHSIRQIAELVAETVGFNGEIKNDLSKPDGTPRKLMDVSRLQDLGWTSQIPLEEGIKLTYPLFLEEYEKGALRQR, encoded by the coding sequence ATGACTCCCTCATCCAAAATTTACGTCGCCGGATCGAGCGGCATGGTCGGCTCTGCAGTGATTCGAAAACTGCAAAGCCTCGGATTCAACAACATAGTCACTCGCTCTTCCCGAGAGTTAGATCTCACCCGTCAGGCCGAAGTGGAAGCGTTTTTCCAAAGCGAAAGGCCGGACGTCGTCGTGATGGCGGCGGCGAAAGTGGGTGGTATCCACGCCAACAATACCTACCCAGCAGACTTCGGATATGTAAACCTTGCCCTCGCCAGCAACACCGTCCACGCCGCCTACCAAAATAGCGTATCCAGATTTCTTTACCTGGGTTCTTCCTGCATCTACCCAAAACTCGCCCCTCAGCCGCTACGCGAGGATTGCTTGCTAACTTCAGAACTAGAGCCAACCAACGAGGCTTACGCCATCGCGAAAATCGCTGGCCTCAAGCTCTGTGAGTACTACCGCAAACAATACGGAGTCCTCTTTCACTCCCTGATGCCAACCAATCTCTACGGACCGGGCGACAACTACCATCCCGAAAACTCACACCTCCTTCCGGCCCTCATTCGCCGTTTCCATGAGGCGAAAGAAGCCGGAGCAGAAGAAGTTGTAATGTGGGGAACAGGGAATCCGCTGAGAGAGATGATGCACGCCGACGACCTAGCGGACGCAGTTGTGTTTGCCCTGCAAGCCGACAATCCTCCAAGTATTCTAAATGCGGGTACCGGGCGGGAGCACAGCATTCGCCAAATCGCCGAATTGGTCGCCGAGACAGTTGGCTTTAACGGAGAGATTAAAAACGACCTGAGCAAACCCGACGGAACTCCACGTAAGCTGATGGATGTTTCACGCCTCCAAGATCTGGGATGGACATCCCAAATTCCGTTGGAAGAAGGCATCAAGCTCACCTATCCACTGTTCCTAGAAGAATACGAAAAAGGTGCCCTACGCCAAAGGTAG
- a CDS encoding S41 family peptidase — protein MILAVCGAANESRELRIATFDAAWSKVGETYYDPDFRGLDWTEVGHRYRAEVENSQSMAEVRSLITKMLYELGDSHLALLTSVSDKGKALPWGGAWAGVDLCSAGEQLYFYRVEADGVAFAAGVRDGDRLLAVNGVAIDDFWRSLRNSGAPDHVIKYEVVSSVLSRFRSGVGDRVEVQIESPEGAKRTLSFNLEKYEGRSSEPLGNIGRLPIELETRELSEKVGYLRYSLWFPAIMPDIRSYLSNLSEETDGLIIDLRGNPGGLMFMAGGLAGMLLDQQETLGTTTMRSGHINVVGFPQKRAFLGKVAVLVNESTLSTSEVFTIGLQELGRVRVFGQPTPGAALPSMAFSLPNGDALQIAMGDFMTPGGNSLEGRGVVPDEVVPISPVDLSRGHDTVLEVALHWINSNE, from the coding sequence GTGATATTAGCTGTCTGTGGGGCTGCCAACGAATCTCGGGAGCTTAGGATTGCGACTTTTGACGCAGCTTGGTCGAAAGTGGGCGAGACCTATTACGACCCCGATTTTCGAGGATTGGACTGGACCGAAGTGGGGCATCGCTATCGGGCGGAGGTCGAGAATTCGCAGAGTATGGCCGAGGTTCGTTCCTTGATCACAAAGATGCTATACGAGCTCGGAGATTCTCATTTAGCTCTTCTAACCAGCGTATCTGATAAGGGAAAGGCACTTCCTTGGGGAGGTGCTTGGGCTGGGGTAGACCTTTGCTCCGCTGGAGAGCAGCTGTACTTTTATCGGGTGGAGGCCGATGGTGTCGCGTTTGCGGCGGGTGTGCGGGACGGAGATCGTTTGCTCGCTGTTAACGGCGTCGCGATCGACGATTTTTGGCGTTCTCTACGGAATTCCGGGGCCCCGGACCATGTTATCAAATACGAAGTGGTTTCTTCGGTACTCTCACGTTTCCGATCTGGAGTTGGTGATCGCGTCGAAGTCCAAATCGAATCACCCGAGGGAGCGAAGCGAACGCTTTCCTTTAATCTGGAGAAGTACGAAGGCCGCAGTTCGGAGCCTCTGGGCAATATTGGTCGTCTGCCAATAGAGCTTGAGACCCGAGAGCTAAGTGAAAAGGTGGGTTATTTGCGGTACAGTTTATGGTTTCCGGCTATCATGCCGGATATCCGGTCCTACCTTAGCAATTTGAGTGAAGAAACCGATGGGCTCATTATTGATCTGAGGGGCAATCCGGGTGGCCTGATGTTCATGGCCGGCGGTTTGGCCGGCATGCTTTTGGACCAGCAAGAAACGCTCGGAACCACTACCATGCGCAGCGGGCATATAAATGTTGTCGGCTTTCCGCAGAAACGAGCATTTCTTGGCAAGGTAGCAGTGTTAGTGAACGAGAGTACTTTATCTACAAGTGAAGTATTCACTATCGGACTACAAGAGCTCGGGCGAGTTCGGGTTTTTGGTCAGCCAACCCCTGGTGCGGCCCTCCCATCCATGGCGTTTTCTTTGCCGAATGGAGATGCGCTCCAGATCGCGATGGGGGATTTTATGACACCTGGTGGCAATAGTCTGGAAGGGCGAGGCGTTGTTCCAGACGAGGTGGTTCCAATTTCACCGGTTGATCTTTCTCGGGGACACGATACGGTTCTCGAAGTAGCCCTCCATTGGATCAATTCAAACGAATAG